Proteins from one Coturnix japonica isolate 7356 chromosome 5, Coturnix japonica 2.1, whole genome shotgun sequence genomic window:
- the ENTPD5 gene encoding ectonucleoside triphosphate diphosphohydrolase 5 isoform X4: protein MTSSRLPVLLALVFSSLSPVLSHSNREMWFQDLFPPNTCPINAKTFYGIMFDAGSTGTRIHIYTFVQKSPEILPELEGEIFESVKPGLSAYADQPKKGAESVKRLLDMAVDAVPPHLWKKTPVVLKATAGLRLLSEEKAQALLSEVKKVFEESPFLVPEDSVSIMDGSYEGILAWITVNFLTGQLSGQNQNTVGTLDLGGASTQITFLPRFEETLKESPGDFLTSFEMFNSTYKLYTHSYLGFGLKAARLATLGALNTEVADGQMFRSSCLPKQLEAEWHFGGVKYRYGGNKEAGETGFKPCYVEVLKVVKGKLHQPDEIRGSSFYAFSYYYDRAADTNLIDYEQGGVLEVRDFERKAKEVCDNMERFSSASPFLCMDLTYITALLKEGFGFRDNTLLQLTKKVNNIETSWTLGATFHLLQSLGITY, encoded by the exons ATGACATCTTCCAGACTCCCTGTCCTTCTAGCActggtgttttcttctttatcccCTGTTCTTTCCCATTCAAACCGGGAGATGTGGTTTCAGGATCTCTTCCCACCTAACACGTGCCCTATAAATGCCAAGACCTTTTATGGCATAATGTTTGATGCAGGAAGCACTGGAACCCGGATTCACATTTATACCTTTGTGCAGAAGAGCCCAG AGATCCttcctgagttggaaggggaaATATTTGAGTCTGTGAAACCAGGTCTTTCTGCCTATGCTGATCAGCCTAAAAAG GGTGCTGAATCTGTTAAAAGATTGCTGGACATGGCCGTAGATGCTGTACCACCTCATCTCTGGAAGAAGACTCCAGTAGTGTTAAAAGCCACAGCTGGACTGCGCTTACTGTCAGAGGAAAAAGCTCAGGCTCTACTTTCTGAG gTGAAAAAAGTCTTTGAGGAGTCACCATTCCTTGTTCCAGAGGACAGTGTTAGCATCATGGACGGGTCTTATGAAG GAATTTTAGCCTGGATCACTGTGAACTTTTTGACAG GGCAGCTTTCTGGCCAGAACCAGAACACTGTTGGGACCCTGGACTTGGGAGGAGCCTCAACCCAGATCACGTTTCTGCCACGGTTTGAG GAAACCTTGAAGGAAAGCCCTGGGGATTTTCTTACctcatttgaaatgtttaaCAGCACCTACAAGCTCTATACCCACAG ctATTTGGGTTTTGGATTGAAAGCTGCCAGACTAGCAACTCTTGGAGCTTTGAATACAGAAG TTGCAGATGGACAAATGTTCCGCAGTTCTTGTTTGCCAAAGCAACTGGAAGCAGAGTGGCACTTTGGGGGAGTGAAGTACCGGTACGGTGGCAACAAAGAAg CAGGAGAGACGGGATTCAAGCCTTGCTATGTGGAAGTACTGAAGGTTGTCAAAGGAAAACTGCACCAACCAGATGAGATTCGTGGAAGTTCCTTCTATGCTTTCTCCTATTACTATGATCGAGCAGCTGACACCAACCTAATAG attatgAACAGGGAGGAGTTCTGGAAGTGagagattttgaaagaaaagccaaagaag tcTGTGATAATATGGAGAGATTCAGCTCAGCCAGTCCTTTCCTCTGCATGGATCTCACTTACATCACCGCTTTATTAAAGGAAGGTTTTGGATTTAGAGACAACACACTCTTACAG ttaACCAAAAAAGTGAACAACATAGAGACAAGCTGGACTCTGGGTGCTACCTTTCACTTACTGCAGTCTCTAGGGATAACGTATTGA
- the ENTPD5 gene encoding ectonucleoside triphosphate diphosphohydrolase 5 isoform X3: MCLIYTSSTTVDPCLTASSDPGRMTSSRLPVLLALVFSSLSPVLSHSNREMWFQDLFPPNTCPINAKTFYGIMFDAGSTGTRIHIYTFVQKSPEILPELEGEIFESVKPGLSAYADQPKKGAESVKRLLDMAVDAVPPHLWKKTPVVLKATAGLRLLSEEKAQALLSEVKKVFEESPFLVPEDSVSIMDGSYEGILAWITVNFLTGQLSGQNQNTVGTLDLGGASTQITFLPRFEETLKESPGDFLTSFEMFNSTYKLYTHSYLGFGLKAARLATLGALNTEVADGQMFRSSCLPKQLEAEWHFGGVKYRYGGNKEGETGFKPCYVEVLKVVKGKLHQPDEIRGSSFYAFSYYYDRAADTNLIDYEQGGVLEVRDFERKAKEVCDNMERFSSASPFLCMDLTYITALLKEGFGFRDNTLLQLTKKVNNIETSWTLGATFHLLQSLGITY; the protein is encoded by the exons ATGTGTTT GATCTACACCAGCTCTACGACTGTTGACCCATGCTTGACTGCCTCAAGTGATCCTGGCAGGATGACATCTTCCAGACTCCCTGTCCTTCTAGCActggtgttttcttctttatcccCTGTTCTTTCCCATTCAAACCGGGAGATGTGGTTTCAGGATCTCTTCCCACCTAACACGTGCCCTATAAATGCCAAGACCTTTTATGGCATAATGTTTGATGCAGGAAGCACTGGAACCCGGATTCACATTTATACCTTTGTGCAGAAGAGCCCAG AGATCCttcctgagttggaaggggaaATATTTGAGTCTGTGAAACCAGGTCTTTCTGCCTATGCTGATCAGCCTAAAAAG GGTGCTGAATCTGTTAAAAGATTGCTGGACATGGCCGTAGATGCTGTACCACCTCATCTCTGGAAGAAGACTCCAGTAGTGTTAAAAGCCACAGCTGGACTGCGCTTACTGTCAGAGGAAAAAGCTCAGGCTCTACTTTCTGAG gTGAAAAAAGTCTTTGAGGAGTCACCATTCCTTGTTCCAGAGGACAGTGTTAGCATCATGGACGGGTCTTATGAAG GAATTTTAGCCTGGATCACTGTGAACTTTTTGACAG GGCAGCTTTCTGGCCAGAACCAGAACACTGTTGGGACCCTGGACTTGGGAGGAGCCTCAACCCAGATCACGTTTCTGCCACGGTTTGAG GAAACCTTGAAGGAAAGCCCTGGGGATTTTCTTACctcatttgaaatgtttaaCAGCACCTACAAGCTCTATACCCACAG ctATTTGGGTTTTGGATTGAAAGCTGCCAGACTAGCAACTCTTGGAGCTTTGAATACAGAAG TTGCAGATGGACAAATGTTCCGCAGTTCTTGTTTGCCAAAGCAACTGGAAGCAGAGTGGCACTTTGGGGGAGTGAAGTACCGGTACGGTGGCAACAAAGAAg GAGAGACGGGATTCAAGCCTTGCTATGTGGAAGTACTGAAGGTTGTCAAAGGAAAACTGCACCAACCAGATGAGATTCGTGGAAGTTCCTTCTATGCTTTCTCCTATTACTATGATCGAGCAGCTGACACCAACCTAATAG attatgAACAGGGAGGAGTTCTGGAAGTGagagattttgaaagaaaagccaaagaag tcTGTGATAATATGGAGAGATTCAGCTCAGCCAGTCCTTTCCTCTGCATGGATCTCACTTACATCACCGCTTTATTAAAGGAAGGTTTTGGATTTAGAGACAACACACTCTTACAG ttaACCAAAAAAGTGAACAACATAGAGACAAGCTGGACTCTGGGTGCTACCTTTCACTTACTGCAGTCTCTAGGGATAACGTATTGA
- the ENTPD5 gene encoding ectonucleoside triphosphate diphosphohydrolase 5 isoform X1 → MCLIYTSSTTVDPCLTASSDPGRMTSSRLPVLLALVFSSLSPVLSHSNREMWFQDLFPPNTCPINAKTFYGIMFDAGSTGTRIHIYTFVQKSPEILPELEGEIFESVKPGLSAYADQPKKGAESVKRLLDMAVDAVPPHLWKKTPVVLKATAGLRLLSEEKAQALLSEVKKVFEESPFLVPEDSVSIMDGSYEGILAWITVNFLTGQLSGQNQNTVGTLDLGGASTQITFLPRFEETLKESPGDFLTSFEMFNSTYKLYTHSYLGFGLKAARLATLGALNTEVADGQMFRSSCLPKQLEAEWHFGGVKYRYGGNKEAGETGFKPCYVEVLKVVKGKLHQPDEIRGSSFYAFSYYYDRAADTNLIDYEQGGVLEVRDFERKAKEVCDNMERFSSASPFLCMDLTYITALLKEGFGFRDNTLLQLTKKVNNIETSWTLGATFHLLQSLGITY, encoded by the exons ATGTGTTT GATCTACACCAGCTCTACGACTGTTGACCCATGCTTGACTGCCTCAAGTGATCCTGGCAGGATGACATCTTCCAGACTCCCTGTCCTTCTAGCActggtgttttcttctttatcccCTGTTCTTTCCCATTCAAACCGGGAGATGTGGTTTCAGGATCTCTTCCCACCTAACACGTGCCCTATAAATGCCAAGACCTTTTATGGCATAATGTTTGATGCAGGAAGCACTGGAACCCGGATTCACATTTATACCTTTGTGCAGAAGAGCCCAG AGATCCttcctgagttggaaggggaaATATTTGAGTCTGTGAAACCAGGTCTTTCTGCCTATGCTGATCAGCCTAAAAAG GGTGCTGAATCTGTTAAAAGATTGCTGGACATGGCCGTAGATGCTGTACCACCTCATCTCTGGAAGAAGACTCCAGTAGTGTTAAAAGCCACAGCTGGACTGCGCTTACTGTCAGAGGAAAAAGCTCAGGCTCTACTTTCTGAG gTGAAAAAAGTCTTTGAGGAGTCACCATTCCTTGTTCCAGAGGACAGTGTTAGCATCATGGACGGGTCTTATGAAG GAATTTTAGCCTGGATCACTGTGAACTTTTTGACAG GGCAGCTTTCTGGCCAGAACCAGAACACTGTTGGGACCCTGGACTTGGGAGGAGCCTCAACCCAGATCACGTTTCTGCCACGGTTTGAG GAAACCTTGAAGGAAAGCCCTGGGGATTTTCTTACctcatttgaaatgtttaaCAGCACCTACAAGCTCTATACCCACAG ctATTTGGGTTTTGGATTGAAAGCTGCCAGACTAGCAACTCTTGGAGCTTTGAATACAGAAG TTGCAGATGGACAAATGTTCCGCAGTTCTTGTTTGCCAAAGCAACTGGAAGCAGAGTGGCACTTTGGGGGAGTGAAGTACCGGTACGGTGGCAACAAAGAAg CAGGAGAGACGGGATTCAAGCCTTGCTATGTGGAAGTACTGAAGGTTGTCAAAGGAAAACTGCACCAACCAGATGAGATTCGTGGAAGTTCCTTCTATGCTTTCTCCTATTACTATGATCGAGCAGCTGACACCAACCTAATAG attatgAACAGGGAGGAGTTCTGGAAGTGagagattttgaaagaaaagccaaagaag tcTGTGATAATATGGAGAGATTCAGCTCAGCCAGTCCTTTCCTCTGCATGGATCTCACTTACATCACCGCTTTATTAAAGGAAGGTTTTGGATTTAGAGACAACACACTCTTACAG ttaACCAAAAAAGTGAACAACATAGAGACAAGCTGGACTCTGGGTGCTACCTTTCACTTACTGCAGTCTCTAGGGATAACGTATTGA
- the ENTPD5 gene encoding ectonucleoside triphosphate diphosphohydrolase 5 isoform X2, producing the protein MIWIYTSSTTVDPCLTASSDPGRMTSSRLPVLLALVFSSLSPVLSHSNREMWFQDLFPPNTCPINAKTFYGIMFDAGSTGTRIHIYTFVQKSPEILPELEGEIFESVKPGLSAYADQPKKGAESVKRLLDMAVDAVPPHLWKKTPVVLKATAGLRLLSEEKAQALLSEVKKVFEESPFLVPEDSVSIMDGSYEGILAWITVNFLTGQLSGQNQNTVGTLDLGGASTQITFLPRFEETLKESPGDFLTSFEMFNSTYKLYTHSYLGFGLKAARLATLGALNTEVADGQMFRSSCLPKQLEAEWHFGGVKYRYGGNKEAGETGFKPCYVEVLKVVKGKLHQPDEIRGSSFYAFSYYYDRAADTNLIDYEQGGVLEVRDFERKAKEVCDNMERFSSASPFLCMDLTYITALLKEGFGFRDNTLLQLTKKVNNIETSWTLGATFHLLQSLGITY; encoded by the exons ATGATATG GATCTACACCAGCTCTACGACTGTTGACCCATGCTTGACTGCCTCAAGTGATCCTGGCAGGATGACATCTTCCAGACTCCCTGTCCTTCTAGCActggtgttttcttctttatcccCTGTTCTTTCCCATTCAAACCGGGAGATGTGGTTTCAGGATCTCTTCCCACCTAACACGTGCCCTATAAATGCCAAGACCTTTTATGGCATAATGTTTGATGCAGGAAGCACTGGAACCCGGATTCACATTTATACCTTTGTGCAGAAGAGCCCAG AGATCCttcctgagttggaaggggaaATATTTGAGTCTGTGAAACCAGGTCTTTCTGCCTATGCTGATCAGCCTAAAAAG GGTGCTGAATCTGTTAAAAGATTGCTGGACATGGCCGTAGATGCTGTACCACCTCATCTCTGGAAGAAGACTCCAGTAGTGTTAAAAGCCACAGCTGGACTGCGCTTACTGTCAGAGGAAAAAGCTCAGGCTCTACTTTCTGAG gTGAAAAAAGTCTTTGAGGAGTCACCATTCCTTGTTCCAGAGGACAGTGTTAGCATCATGGACGGGTCTTATGAAG GAATTTTAGCCTGGATCACTGTGAACTTTTTGACAG GGCAGCTTTCTGGCCAGAACCAGAACACTGTTGGGACCCTGGACTTGGGAGGAGCCTCAACCCAGATCACGTTTCTGCCACGGTTTGAG GAAACCTTGAAGGAAAGCCCTGGGGATTTTCTTACctcatttgaaatgtttaaCAGCACCTACAAGCTCTATACCCACAG ctATTTGGGTTTTGGATTGAAAGCTGCCAGACTAGCAACTCTTGGAGCTTTGAATACAGAAG TTGCAGATGGACAAATGTTCCGCAGTTCTTGTTTGCCAAAGCAACTGGAAGCAGAGTGGCACTTTGGGGGAGTGAAGTACCGGTACGGTGGCAACAAAGAAg CAGGAGAGACGGGATTCAAGCCTTGCTATGTGGAAGTACTGAAGGTTGTCAAAGGAAAACTGCACCAACCAGATGAGATTCGTGGAAGTTCCTTCTATGCTTTCTCCTATTACTATGATCGAGCAGCTGACACCAACCTAATAG attatgAACAGGGAGGAGTTCTGGAAGTGagagattttgaaagaaaagccaaagaag tcTGTGATAATATGGAGAGATTCAGCTCAGCCAGTCCTTTCCTCTGCATGGATCTCACTTACATCACCGCTTTATTAAAGGAAGGTTTTGGATTTAGAGACAACACACTCTTACAG ttaACCAAAAAAGTGAACAACATAGAGACAAGCTGGACTCTGGGTGCTACCTTTCACTTACTGCAGTCTCTAGGGATAACGTATTGA